The Arachis hypogaea cultivar Tifrunner chromosome 16, arahy.Tifrunner.gnm2.J5K5, whole genome shotgun sequence genome contains a region encoding:
- the LOC112757404 gene encoding anoctamin-like protein At1g73020: MHLCYMNSYGFELTMILLIIGGEFLFCFTGIWKMKENVELVFEICVVIPKREAVLKGDEDFDCSNVFARELKNASLVVDRVIGNSDEFFKVAAPLETLGRAVAELRIMKRTRIGMDLQFDMVEVDAFIKQPDGSLFSWYECFQCYCRLMHGIVNNSKSSRILKFNRREIHWEVGEHLLPKLESEIIIKQIFPLHGFSLAGLEHTSDFLITFRSANLVVLPAFFIAVILRAITFSQFWKWKNAALLARWLITYGNAVDEEYKVVGMKVKRKKVNDALIIISIICLQLPFELAYAHLYKVLNKDIINTRPRACAFPPAFAMSALNNIMEIRTDALKLLAMMKRPVPIQFETIITSVISKIERRHDSIHLQIYVKIESYEKTAYLSKFSGYKL; encoded by the exons ATGCACCTTTGCTACATGAATTCATATGGCTTTGAATTAACTATGATCCTTCTTATTATTG GAGGggaatttttgttttgtttcactGGGATTTGGAAAATGAAAGAGAATGTGGAATTGGTATTTGAGATTTGTGTGGTGATTCCCAAGAGAGAGGCGGTTCTTAAAGGAGATGAAGACTTTGATTGCAGCAATGTCTTTGCCAGGGAGCTTAAGAATGCAAGCTTGGTTGTTGACAGAGTTATTGGCAATTCTGATGAGTTCTTCAAG GTGGCTGCACCTCTGGAGACATTGGGGAGGGCTGTAGCTGAACTAAGAATCATGAAAAGAACTCGCATTG GTATGGATTTGCAATTTGATATGGTGGAGGTTGATGCTTTTATCAAACAGCCAGATGGTTCACTCTTTAGTTGGTATGAATGTTTTCAATGCTACTGCCGCTTAATGCACGGTATT GTAAACAATAGCAAATCAAGTAGAATCCTTAAATTCAATAGAAGAGAAATCCATTGGGAAGTCGGAGAGCATCTCCTTCCAAAATTGGAATCAGAGATCATTATTAAGCAAATCTTTCCTTTGCATG GATTCAGTTTGGCTGGACTTGAACAT ACTTCAGACTTCCTTATTACATTTAGGTCAGCAAATTTAGTAGTGCTCCCTGCTTTCTTCATTGCGGTCATACTACGGGCTATTACGTTTTCTCAGTTCTGGAAATGGAAAAATGCTGCACTTTTAGCCAG GTGGCTTATTACCTATGGAAATGCAGTTGATGAAGAATACAAGGTTGTTGGCATGAAGG TGAAGCGAAAGAAAGT GAACGATGCACTCATTATCATCAGCATAATATGCCTCCAGTTACCATTTGAGTTGGCATATGCTCATCTTTATAAAGTTCTTAATAAAGATATAATTAA TACAAGGCCAA GAGCTTGCGCATTCCCACCTGCATTCGCTATGTCTGCTCTG AACAACATTATGGAAATCAGGACAGATGCTTTGAAGCTACTAGCAATGATGAAGCGGCCTGTCCCG ATTCAATTTGAGACAATAATCACTTCCGTCATTTCAAAGATCGAACGTAGACATG ACAGCATACATCTCCAAATTTATGTGAAGATAGAAAGTTATGAGAAGACAGCTTACCTCTCCAAATTTTCTGGATATAAATTGTAG